The following proteins are encoded in a genomic region of Chiroxiphia lanceolata isolate bChiLan1 chromosome 18, bChiLan1.pri, whole genome shotgun sequence:
- the BRAP gene encoding BRCA1-associated protein, translated as MSVSLVVIRLELAGASPLPRAFAYSAAGPDMAAESTGAAPAAVPACLQGKGPGERAAILHQHLGRREMTDVIIETIRPRADEAKAAVEGRKSSEAASAEDKTKQEDQSKEREAAPDSPSKQLPDQISFFSGNPSVEIVHGIMHLYKTNKMTSLKEDVQRSAMLCILTVPATMTSHDLMKFVASFYEVIEHMKIIRDSTPNQYMVLIKFSSQADADSFYMACNGRQFNSIEEDVCQLVYVERAEVFKSEDGASLPVMDLTELPKCTVCLERMDESVNGILTTLCNHSFHSQCLQRWEDTTCPVCRYCQTPEPVEENKCFECGVQENLWICLICGHIGCGRYVSRHAYKHFEETQHTYAMQLTNHRVWDYAGDNYVHRLVASKTDGKIVQYECEGDMCQEEKIDALQLEYSYLLTSQLESQRIYWENKIVRIEKDTAEEINNMKTKFKETIEKCDSLEQRLNDLLKEKQSVERKCSQLNNKVAKLSNELKEEQELNKCLRANQALLQNKLKEEERVLKETCEQKDLQISEIQEQLRDVMFYLETQQKINHLPAETRQEIQEGQINIAVASSASSSTAGTGKPSSRRGRGKRGK; from the exons ATGAGCGTGTCCCTGGTGGTGATCCGCCTGGAGCTGGCCGGGGCCTCCCCGCTGCCCAGGGCCTTCGCCTACAGCGCGGCCG GTCCGGACATGGCAGCGGAGAGCACCGGCGCGGCCCCCGCCGCCGTGCCCGCCTGCCTGCAGGGGAAGGGCCCCGGGGAGCGCGCGGCCATCCTGCACCAGCACCTGGGGCGGCGGGAGATGACCGACGTGATCATCGAGACCATCCGGCCCCGCGCAG ATGAAGCAAAAGCTGCCgtggaaggaaggaaatccTCAGAGGCTGCATCTGCTgaggacaaaaccaaacaggagGATCAGAGCAAGGAGCGTGAGGCTGCTCCAGACTCCCCCTCCAAGCAGCTCCCTGACCAGATCTCCTTCTTCAGCGGGAACCCTTCGGTGGAAATCGTCCATGGAATTATGCACCTGTACAAAACAAA CAAGATGACCTCCCTGAAGGAGGATGTGCAGCGCAGTGCCATGCTCTGCATCCTCACCGTCCCGGCCACCATGACCAGCCACGACCTCATGAAGTTTGTGGCCTCCTTCTACGAGGTGATTGAGCACATGAAAATCATCAGAGACTCCACCCCAAACCAGTACATGGTGCTGATCAAGTTCAGCTCACAG gCTGACGCCGACAGCTTCTACATGGCCTGCAATGGCCGCCAGTTCAACTCCATCGAGGAGGATGTTTGCCAGCTGGTGTACGTGGAAAGGGCTGAAGTCTTCAAATCAGAAGAT GGGGCCAGCCTGCCCGTGATGGACCTCACAGAGCTGCCCAAGTGCACCGTGTGCCTGGAGAGGATGGACGAGTCCGTGAACGGGATCCTGACCACCCTGTGCAACCACAGCTTCCACAGCCAGTGTCTGCAGCGCTGGGAGGACACCAC GTGCCCTGTCTGCAGGTACTGCCAGACACCAGAGCCCGTGGAAGAGAACAAGTGCTTTGAGTGTGGAGTTCAAGAA AACCTGTGGATCTGTCTGATCTGTGGGCACATCGGCTGCGGGCGCTACGTGAGCCGACACGCCTACAAGCACTTCGAGGAGACCCAGCACACCTACGCCATGCAGCTCACCAACCACAGGGTCTGGGACTACGCTGGAG ACAACTATGTCCATCGGCTGGTGGCCAGTAAAACTGACGGGAAGATCGTCCAGTACGAGTGTGAGGGGGACATGTGCCAGGAGGAGAAAATTGATGCCTTACAATTAGAG TATTCCTATTTGCTGACGAGCCAGCTGGAATCCCAGCGGATCTATTGGGAAAACAAGATTGTCCGGATAGAGAAGGACACGGCTGAAGAg attAACAACATGAAGACCAAATTTAAAGAGACCATTGAGAAGTGTGACAGTCTGGAACAGCGGCTCAATGACTTGCTCAAAGAAAAGCAGTCTGTGGAGAGGAA GTGTTCCCAGCTGAATAACAAAGTGGCAAAGCTCTCCAACGAGctgaaggaggagcaggagctgaacaAATGCTTGAGAGCAAACCAGGCCTTGCTGCAGAACAAactgaaggaggaggagagagtgTTAAAGGAGACCTGTGAGCAGAAGGACTTGCAGATCTCCGagatccaggagcagctgcgGGATGTCATGTTCTACCTGGAGACACAACAGAAGATCAACCACCTCCCAGCCGAGACCCGGCAGGAGATCCAGGAGGGACAGATCAACATCGCAGTGGCatcttctgccagctcctccaCGGCAGGCACAGGCAAACCTTCCTCCAGGAGAGGCCGTGGCAAGAGGGGGAAATGA